A window of Frankiaceae bacterium contains these coding sequences:
- a CDS encoding site-2 protease family protein encodes MSETRRAERRPGVPLGRPFGIPVFLAPSWVAAGVLITFAVAPYFSYPSTPMAPDYAMAALAAVLLAASVLAHELGHSAISLWLGIPIKRVTLFLFGGMAEMEREPPTPAGEYLVAVAGPLVSVFLAGCAAVMASAAPDGGYVYRLAAYLAVSNAVLGVLNLLPGLPLDGGRILRAGVWHVTRNRHTGTRAGVRGGQSVALLAAAVGLLRIGGGDQMGFFELLIAAFLWTNATALGRRAQVLERLERIDVRALVRPALPVVASLPLAEALRRAVEAGQRLVVVDAYGAPSGVISGHALAAVPEQRRPWVTVGDVTRGIEPGLVLPPVLTGEQLLERMRATPATEYLVAGADGEVQGVLSAHDVARALDGRDAT; translated from the coding sequence ATGTCCGAGACGCGCCGCGCGGAACGCCGCCCCGGCGTGCCGCTCGGCCGCCCGTTCGGCATCCCGGTGTTCCTCGCGCCGAGCTGGGTCGCGGCGGGGGTGCTCATCACGTTCGCCGTGGCGCCGTACTTCTCGTACCCCTCCACCCCGATGGCCCCGGACTACGCCATGGCCGCGCTCGCCGCCGTGCTGCTCGCGGCGTCGGTGCTCGCGCACGAGCTCGGCCACTCGGCGATCTCCCTGTGGCTGGGCATCCCGATCAAGCGGGTGACGCTGTTCCTGTTCGGCGGGATGGCCGAGATGGAACGCGAGCCGCCGACGCCCGCCGGTGAATACCTCGTCGCGGTCGCGGGGCCGCTCGTGTCGGTGTTCCTGGCCGGCTGTGCGGCAGTGATGGCGTCCGCCGCGCCCGACGGCGGCTACGTGTACCGCCTCGCCGCCTACCTCGCCGTCAGCAACGCCGTCCTCGGCGTCCTCAACCTGCTCCCCGGCCTGCCGCTCGACGGCGGCCGGATCCTGCGCGCCGGCGTCTGGCACGTCACCCGCAACCGGCACACCGGCACCCGCGCCGGCGTACGCGGCGGCCAGTCGGTCGCGCTGCTCGCGGCGGCGGTCGGCCTGCTGCGGATCGGCGGCGGAGACCAGATGGGGTTCTTCGAGCTGCTCATCGCGGCGTTCCTCTGGACGAATGCCACCGCCCTCGGCCGTCGCGCGCAGGTGCTGGAGCGGCTGGAGCGCATCGACGTCCGCGCGCTCGTACGCCCCGCGCTGCCGGTGGTCGCGTCACTGCCGCTGGCCGAGGCGTTGCGGCGTGCCGTCGAGGCGGGGCAGCGGCTGGTGGTCGTGGACGCGTACGGCGCGCCGTCCGGCGTCATCTCCGGCCACGCGCTCGCGGCCGTACCGGAGCAGCGGCGGCCCTGGGTGACGGTCGGGGACGTGACCCGTGGCATCGAGCCAGGCCTCGTGCTGCCGCCGGTGCTGACGGGCGAGCAGCTCCTGGAACGGATGCGCGCGACGCCGGCGACGGAGTACCTGGTGGCGGGGGCGGACGGCGAGGTGCAGGGCGTTCTCTCCGCGCACGACGTGGCGCGGGCGCTCGACGGAAGGGACGCCACGTGA